In Pedobacter heparinus DSM 2366, the following are encoded in one genomic region:
- the dnaK gene encoding molecular chaperone DnaK produces MSKIIGIDLGTTNSCVAVMEGNEPVVIANSEGKRTTPSIVAFAENGERKVGEPAKRQAITNPTKTIYSIKRFMGSSFAEVSKEAGRVPYKVVKGDNNTPRVEIDDRKYTPQEISAMILQKMKKTAEDFLGQEVTEAVITVPAYFNDAQRQATKEAGEIAGLTVKRIINEPTAAALAYGLDKAHKDMKIVVFDCGGGTHDVSVLELGDGVFEVKSTDGDTHLGGDDFDHIIIEWLAEEFKNENGMDLHQDPMALQRLKEAAEKAKIELSSTTSTEINLPYITADATGPKHLVRTLSRAKFEQLAGDLIKRTIDPCKSALKNAGLKTSDIDEIILVGGSTRIPAIQDAVKAFFGKEPSKGVNPDEVVAIGAAIQGGVLTGEVKDVLLLDVTPLSLGIETMGGVMTKLIEANTTIPSKKAETFSTAADNQPSVEIHILQGERPMAAQNRTIGRFILDGIPPAPRGVPQVEVAFDIDANGILHVSAKDKATGKEQKIRIEASSGLTDEEIKRMKEEAEKNADADKAAKEEAEKINSADALIFSTEKQLKEFGDKLSADKKAPIEDGLKKLKDAHAARNFADIDAAQEALQNAWNAASEEMYKAGQDAGQPEAGAEAHADGQQAADGGDNVTDVDFEEVKDDKK; encoded by the coding sequence ATGTCAAAAATTATTGGTATAGACTTAGGAACAACAAACTCTTGCGTAGCCGTAATGGAAGGTAACGAACCTGTAGTTATAGCCAACAGTGAGGGTAAACGTACTACGCCATCCATTGTTGCATTTGCAGAGAATGGTGAGCGTAAGGTAGGTGAGCCGGCTAAACGTCAGGCCATCACTAACCCAACAAAAACAATTTATTCAATTAAGCGCTTTATGGGCAGCAGCTTTGCTGAAGTTTCAAAAGAAGCTGGCCGTGTACCTTATAAAGTTGTAAAGGGCGACAACAATACACCTCGTGTAGAGATTGACGACCGTAAATATACGCCGCAGGAAATTTCCGCCATGATCTTGCAAAAAATGAAGAAGACTGCGGAAGACTTTTTAGGCCAGGAAGTGACTGAAGCTGTAATTACGGTTCCTGCTTATTTCAATGATGCGCAACGCCAGGCAACAAAAGAAGCAGGTGAGATTGCGGGCTTAACTGTAAAACGTATCATCAATGAGCCTACAGCTGCTGCTTTGGCCTACGGTTTGGACAAAGCACATAAGGACATGAAAATTGTTGTGTTTGACTGCGGTGGCGGTACACATGACGTTTCAGTACTTGAATTGGGTGATGGTGTATTTGAAGTTAAATCTACCGATGGTGATACGCACTTAGGTGGTGATGACTTTGACCATATCATTATCGAATGGTTGGCTGAAGAATTTAAAAATGAGAACGGTATGGACCTGCACCAGGATCCAATGGCTTTACAGCGTTTGAAAGAAGCAGCTGAAAAAGCAAAGATTGAACTCTCAAGTACTACTTCAACCGAAATCAATCTGCCTTATATTACTGCTGATGCTACAGGACCTAAACACCTGGTAAGAACACTAAGCCGCGCTAAATTTGAGCAATTGGCCGGAGATCTGATCAAACGTACAATTGATCCTTGTAAGTCTGCATTAAAAAATGCTGGTTTAAAAACAAGTGATATTGATGAGATTATTCTTGTGGGTGGTTCTACACGTATTCCTGCTATCCAGGATGCGGTTAAAGCATTCTTTGGCAAAGAACCATCAAAAGGTGTAAACCCTGATGAGGTTGTGGCTATTGGTGCTGCAATTCAGGGTGGTGTTTTGACCGGAGAGGTTAAAGATGTATTGTTATTAGATGTTACCCCACTTTCATTAGGTATTGAAACCATGGGTGGTGTAATGACTAAATTAATTGAGGCCAACACCACTATCCCGTCTAAAAAAGCAGAAACTTTTTCTACTGCTGCTGATAACCAGCCATCTGTAGAGATACATATTTTACAGGGTGAGCGTCCTATGGCTGCTCAGAACCGTACAATTGGCCGTTTCATCTTAGACGGTATTCCGCCGGCTCCACGTGGAGTTCCTCAGGTAGAAGTCGCGTTTGATATTGATGCCAATGGTATTTTACACGTAAGTGCAAAAGACAAAGCCACTGGTAAAGAGCAGAAAATCCGTATAGAGGCCTCCTCCGGTTTGACTGATGAAGAAATCAAGAGAATGAAGGAAGAAGCTGAAAAGAATGCTGATGCAGACAAAGCTGCGAAAGAAGAAGCTGAAAAAATCAATAGTGCTGATGCTTTAATCTTCTCTACAGAGAAACAATTAAAAGAATTTGGCGATAAACTTTCTGCTGATAAAAAAGCACCTATTGAGGATGGTTTGAAAAAACTTAAAGATGCGCATGCAGCAAGAAACTTTGCTGATATTGATGCTGCTCAGGAAGCTTTACAGAATGCATGGAATGCTGCTTCTGAAGAGATGTACAAAGCTGGTCAGGATGCTGGACAACCAGAGGCTGGTGCTGAAGCACATGCTGATGGACAACAAGCAGCCGATGGCGGTGATAACGTTACAGATGTAGATTTTGAAGAAGTGAAAGACGATAAAAAGTAA
- a CDS encoding nucleotidyltransferase family protein — protein sequence MKPTLLILAAGMASRYGSMKQIDGFGPNGETIIDYSIYDAIKAGFGKVVFIIKEEFVDNFKAIFEPKLTGKIETDYVFQNFDLKQFGIEEEIYREKPWGTAHAILSARKVIKEPFCVINADDYYGFDAFKKMVDFLNNEATDSNYSIVGYQIGKTLSDFGSVSRGVCKTNAAGYLEEITERTQVYKKGDGIVYEENGVEYPLEFNTPVSMNFWGFTPAVFKLTEDLFKVFALENKDKPKAEFFIPLIGENLVKTNTASFKVIPTDNQWFGVTYKEDKPFVQNSIDQLVKDGTYPENLWNN from the coding sequence ATGAAACCTACTTTATTAATATTAGCAGCCGGTATGGCCAGCCGCTATGGCAGTATGAAACAAATTGATGGCTTTGGTCCAAATGGCGAAACCATTATCGACTATTCTATTTATGATGCAATAAAAGCCGGCTTTGGCAAAGTAGTATTCATTATTAAAGAAGAATTTGTAGATAATTTTAAGGCGATTTTTGAACCAAAACTAACAGGAAAAATTGAAACCGACTACGTTTTCCAAAATTTCGATTTAAAGCAGTTTGGTATCGAAGAAGAAATTTACCGTGAAAAGCCATGGGGAACGGCACATGCCATTCTTTCTGCGAGAAAAGTAATCAAAGAACCATTTTGCGTAATCAATGCAGATGATTATTATGGCTTTGATGCTTTCAAAAAAATGGTAGATTTCTTAAATAATGAGGCTACAGACAGCAATTATTCTATTGTAGGTTATCAGATCGGAAAAACCTTATCAGACTTCGGATCAGTTTCCCGTGGTGTTTGTAAAACCAATGCTGCAGGTTATCTGGAAGAAATCACTGAACGCACCCAGGTTTATAAAAAAGGCGATGGTATCGTATATGAAGAAAATGGGGTAGAATATCCTTTAGAATTCAATACCCCTGTTTCTATGAACTTTTGGGGATTTACACCTGCTGTTTTTAAACTGACTGAGGATTTATTTAAAGTATTTGCTTTAGAAAATAAAGACAAGCCAAAAGCAGAATTCTTTATTCCCTTAATTGGAGAAAACCTGGTTAAAACCAACACGGCCAGCTTTAAAGTGATCCCAACAGACAACCAATGGTTTGGTGTAACCTACAAAGAAGACAAGCCCTTTGTGCAAAACAGTATAGACCAGCTGGTAAAAGACGGTACATATCCTGAAAATCTTTGGAATAATTAA
- a CDS encoding helicase HerA-like domain-containing protein produces MSNQSANFTEKVKAAYQPTGSYIYLGAGILNGEVLAEAEVNLSLQMMNRHGLVAGATGTGKTRTLQLLAEQLSDAGVPVFMLDVKGDLSGLNQPGPINPKIEERAQQLNKPFSPAGFPLELYSLSGKLGAQMRATVLEFGPTLLAKILDLNDTQTGVLAVIFKYADDNKMPVIDLNDLKKLVSYLSEGEGAEEIKGTYGKISSATSGTILRKIVAIEQQGLAAMFGERSFDIEDLFEKIDGKGTISLLNISDVQNQPVLYSTFLLSLLAEIFYSMPEAGDLDKPKLVFFFDEAHLLFKNSSKAFLEQIETIIRLIRSKGIGVFFCTQAPTDVPESVLSQLGNRIQHALRVFTPNDADALKKTVNTYPRSDFYKIDEILTALGTGQALITVLNEKGIPTEVVATMLTPPRAIMGPLTAAAYNDLIRSSAMTAKYQETIDPESAYEILTKRINDRLAVQDETEEIQTPAKDEKSIIEKVMGATITRQIGKEIVRGIFGMLTGKKPRSGGKGMFGF; encoded by the coding sequence ATGAGCAATCAGTCAGCAAATTTTACAGAAAAGGTTAAAGCCGCTTATCAACCCACAGGATCTTATATTTACCTGGGTGCCGGCATATTAAATGGCGAGGTATTGGCCGAAGCTGAAGTAAACTTGTCGCTGCAGATGATGAACAGACATGGTCTGGTTGCCGGTGCAACCGGTACCGGAAAAACCCGGACATTACAGCTACTGGCCGAACAGTTATCGGATGCTGGTGTCCCTGTATTTATGCTGGACGTAAAGGGTGATCTTTCAGGATTAAATCAACCCGGGCCGATCAATCCTAAAATTGAAGAAAGGGCACAGCAACTCAATAAGCCATTCTCCCCTGCTGGCTTTCCACTTGAGCTATATTCCTTATCTGGTAAGCTTGGCGCACAGATGCGTGCAACCGTGCTGGAATTCGGCCCCACTTTGCTGGCAAAAATCCTGGACCTGAATGATACGCAAACAGGGGTTCTGGCAGTGATCTTCAAATATGCAGATGACAATAAAATGCCCGTTATAGATCTCAATGACCTCAAAAAACTGGTTTCTTATTTATCGGAAGGAGAAGGTGCCGAAGAGATCAAAGGTACATATGGAAAAATATCCTCGGCTACTTCAGGCACCATCTTAAGAAAGATTGTAGCCATAGAACAACAGGGGCTCGCTGCTATGTTTGGCGAACGTTCCTTTGACATTGAAGATCTTTTTGAAAAAATTGATGGTAAGGGAACCATCAGTCTGCTAAATATTTCTGATGTACAGAATCAGCCAGTATTGTATTCTACTTTTTTATTGAGCCTGCTGGCAGAAATATTCTATAGTATGCCTGAAGCAGGCGACCTTGATAAACCCAAACTGGTCTTCTTTTTTGACGAGGCGCACCTGCTGTTCAAAAACTCTTCCAAAGCATTTTTAGAGCAGATTGAAACCATTATAAGATTAATCCGATCTAAAGGCATAGGTGTCTTCTTTTGTACCCAGGCACCCACAGATGTACCAGAAAGCGTATTGTCTCAGCTAGGGAACCGCATACAGCATGCCTTAAGAGTGTTTACCCCAAATGATGCAGATGCATTGAAAAAAACAGTCAATACTTATCCCAGATCAGACTTTTATAAGATCGATGAAATATTAACTGCTCTGGGAACAGGGCAGGCACTCATCACAGTATTAAACGAAAAAGGTATCCCTACAGAAGTGGTAGCAACCATGCTTACTCCGCCAAGGGCAATTATGGGGCCGTTAACAGCAGCAGCATATAACGACCTTATCCGGTCGAGTGCCATGACAGCAAAATATCAGGAAACGATTGACCCGGAAAGTGCTTACGAAATACTTACCAAAAGAATAAATGATAGATTGGCAGTACAGGATGAAACTGAAGAAATACAAACACCTGCAAAAGACGAAAAAAGTATCATAGAGAAAGTAATGGGCGCTACCATAACCCGACAGATAGGGAAAGAAATTGTGCGTGGTATATTTGGTATGCTTACTGGTAAAAAACCAAGAAGCGGAGGTAAAGGTATGTTTGGATTTTAA
- a CDS encoding M42 family metallopeptidase, which translates to MAKKKDDKQKHVAVVTKKSLQFFEEYINNPSPTGFEYPGQKLWLDYLKPYIDESFIDNYGTAVGIINPKAEYRVVIEAHADEISWFVNYITADGLIYVIRNGGSDHQIAPSKRVNIHTDKGMVKAVFGWPAIHTRNGGDKEEAPALKNIFLDCGCTSKEEVEKLGIHVGCVITYEDEFMTLNDRYYVGRALDNRAGGFMIAEVARLLKENKQKLPFGLYIVNAVQEEIGLRGAEMIADSIKPHVAIITDVTHDTTTPMINKITQGDLACGKGPVVSYAPAVQTNLNKLLIETAEKNNIPFQRQASSRSTGTDTDAFAYSNGGVPSALISLPLRYMHTTVEMIHKEDVDNVISLIYHSLLNIKKDHDFRYSK; encoded by the coding sequence ATGGCTAAAAAGAAAGACGACAAACAGAAGCATGTTGCTGTAGTTACTAAAAAATCGCTCCAGTTTTTTGAAGAATATATCAACAATCCTTCTCCTACAGGCTTTGAATATCCAGGCCAGAAATTATGGCTGGATTATTTAAAACCTTATATAGATGAAAGCTTTATAGACAACTATGGCACTGCTGTGGGCATAATTAATCCTAAAGCTGAATATAGGGTAGTTATCGAAGCACATGCAGACGAAATCTCCTGGTTTGTAAATTACATCACTGCTGATGGCCTTATTTACGTCATCCGTAATGGTGGCTCTGATCATCAGATTGCACCCTCTAAACGGGTTAATATCCATACAGATAAAGGAATGGTTAAAGCGGTGTTTGGCTGGCCTGCAATACATACCCGTAATGGCGGCGACAAAGAAGAGGCGCCTGCACTGAAAAATATATTCCTAGATTGTGGCTGCACCAGCAAGGAAGAAGTAGAAAAACTGGGTATCCATGTAGGATGTGTTATCACTTACGAAGACGAGTTCATGACATTGAACGACCGTTATTATGTGGGCAGGGCTTTAGATAACCGTGCAGGTGGGTTTATGATTGCCGAAGTTGCCCGTTTACTTAAAGAGAATAAGCAAAAATTACCCTTTGGTCTCTATATCGTAAACGCGGTACAGGAAGAGATCGGATTACGGGGAGCGGAAATGATTGCTGATAGCATTAAGCCACATGTTGCAATTATTACCGATGTAACACATGATACCACAACCCCAATGATCAATAAAATTACACAGGGCGACCTGGCCTGTGGTAAAGGACCTGTTGTTTCTTATGCACCTGCTGTTCAAACCAATCTGAACAAATTACTGATCGAGACCGCTGAGAAGAACAATATTCCTTTTCAACGCCAGGCTTCATCGCGCTCAACTGGTACCGATACAGATGCTTTTGCTTACTCTAACGGAGGTGTTCCTTCGGCTTTGATCTCACTACCGCTCAGGTATATGCATACAACTGTTGAAATGATCCATAAAGAAGATGTAGACAATGTGATCAGCCTGATCTATCACTCGCTGTTGAACATCAAAAAAGACCATGATTTCAGGTACTCAAAGTAA